Proteins found in one Allorhizobium pseudoryzae genomic segment:
- a CDS encoding ribokinase translates to MITVFGSVNMDLIATTVRLPQPGETVAGTGFATAAGGKGANQALAAQRAGSSVRMVSAVGRDGFAEPALALLKEAGTDLSGVKRVDEPTGTALILVGGDGENMIAVVPGANGTVTAADADAAVAAMDAGDMLMMQMEVPADAVEQAFTAAKARGVRTLFNTAPLTQDAVRLARLASILVSNETEFELLIGRKDLSAEARIEAMRGLHAETGQTLVVTLGGDGVVALHEGTLLTSAGLTIEPMDTVGAGDTFCGYLAASLDQGLPFDVALRRAAVAGSLACLKPGAQPAIPLAADVDAKV, encoded by the coding sequence ATGATTACCGTCTTCGGCTCCGTCAACATGGATCTCATCGCTACGACTGTTCGCCTCCCGCAACCGGGCGAGACGGTGGCCGGCACCGGTTTTGCCACCGCCGCCGGCGGCAAGGGCGCCAACCAGGCGCTCGCCGCACAAAGGGCCGGCTCATCCGTGCGGATGGTGTCCGCCGTCGGCAGGGATGGGTTTGCCGAGCCGGCGCTTGCGCTCCTAAAGGAAGCAGGTACCGACCTTTCCGGCGTCAAGCGGGTGGATGAACCGACGGGCACCGCGCTGATTCTCGTCGGCGGCGACGGGGAGAACATGATTGCGGTCGTGCCGGGCGCCAATGGCACTGTCACGGCAGCCGATGCCGATGCGGCGGTCGCGGCCATGGATGCCGGCGACATGCTGATGATGCAGATGGAAGTGCCGGCCGACGCCGTCGAGCAGGCGTTCACGGCGGCAAAGGCCCGAGGCGTCCGCACACTGTTCAACACTGCGCCGCTGACGCAGGACGCGGTCCGTCTGGCCCGCTTGGCCTCGATCCTCGTCTCGAACGAAACCGAGTTCGAACTGCTGATCGGCCGCAAGGATCTGTCTGCCGAGGCGCGGATCGAGGCCATGCGCGGCCTGCATGCGGAGACGGGCCAGACCCTGGTCGTCACTCTCGGCGGAGACGGTGTCGTGGCCCTGCACGAAGGCACCCTTCTCACGAGCGCCGGCCTGACGATCGAACCGATGGACACGGTCGGCGCCGGCGACACGTTTTGCGGATATCTGGCCGCAAGCCTCGACCAGGGCCTGCCGTTCGACGTGGCCCTGCGGCGCGCCGCCGTTGCCGGATCGTTGGCCTGCCTGAAGCCGGGTGCCCAGCCCGCCATTCCGCTGGCCGCAGACGTTGATGCGAAAGTCTGA
- a CDS encoding Hsp20 family protein: MSRMTPFTSPLLLGFDSMEKTLERLAKANDGYPPYNIERMRAEVSGEPERLRITLAVAGFSEEELDVSLEENQLIIRGRQVETAERDFLYRGIAARQFQRVFVLADGMQVSGARLRNGLLSVDLIRPEPERMVRKINISVSD; this comes from the coding sequence ATGAGCCGGATGACACCGTTTACCAGCCCGCTCCTTCTGGGCTTCGACAGCATGGAAAAGACGCTGGAGCGTCTTGCAAAAGCCAATGATGGCTACCCGCCGTATAACATCGAGCGGATGCGGGCAGAGGTTTCCGGGGAACCGGAGCGGCTGCGAATCACCCTTGCCGTTGCGGGCTTCTCCGAGGAGGAACTGGATGTCAGCCTGGAGGAGAACCAGCTGATCATTCGAGGCCGACAGGTGGAGACCGCAGAACGCGATTTTCTCTATCGCGGCATCGCTGCCCGGCAATTCCAGCGCGTCTTCGTGCTGGCCGACGGAATGCAGGTGTCCGGCGCGCGTTTGCGCAATGGCCTTCTGTCCGTCGATCTCATTCGGCCGGAACCGGAGCGCATGGTGCGAAAAATTAATATTTCCGTCTCAGACTGA
- a CDS encoding BQ00720 family protein, which yields MLLKNATSRLTQSELAHLGSGEVGYIRKMRSEEVSRCFPEAPDIDPALDLWALFGADGTPILLTDNRSSTFFKAAEDDLKTVSLH from the coding sequence ATGCTCCTCAAGAACGCGACGTCGCGTCTCACCCAGTCGGAACTCGCCCATCTGGGTTCTGGTGAAGTCGGTTATATTCGCAAGATGCGATCGGAAGAAGTGTCGCGCTGCTTCCCGGAAGCGCCGGATATCGATCCTGCGCTTGATCTCTGGGCCCTGTTCGGCGCTGACGGCACGCCGATCCTGCTGACGGACAACCGGTCCAGCACCTTCTTCAAGGCTGCCGAGGACGACCTGAAGACCGTCAGCCTTCACTGA
- the trmB gene encoding tRNA (guanosine(46)-N7)-methyltransferase TrmB encodes MSSDDTERRSRSTEAFFGRRKGKALRERQVDLMTALLPELKLDLDAAAPQDLKSLFPVPVDTLRLEIGFGGGEHLVHRAVEKPTTGFIGVEPFVNSMAKLLAKVEELELRNIRVHDDDATKLLDWLPEGSIDRIDLLYPDPWPKKKHWKRRFVSKVNLTRFHRVLKPGGLFCFASDIDTYVNWTLQHCRDHQGFAWTANEPADWLTPFPTWPGTRYEAKARREGRSSAYLTFVKVEI; translated from the coding sequence ATGTCGTCAGACGATACCGAGCGCCGGTCGCGGTCCACCGAGGCCTTTTTTGGCCGGCGCAAGGGTAAGGCATTGCGGGAGCGTCAGGTCGATCTGATGACGGCGCTCCTGCCCGAACTGAAGCTTGATCTTGACGCGGCAGCGCCACAGGATCTGAAGAGCCTGTTTCCGGTTCCGGTCGACACGCTGAGGCTGGAAATCGGCTTTGGCGGTGGCGAGCATCTCGTCCACCGTGCCGTCGAGAAGCCGACGACGGGCTTCATCGGGGTCGAGCCCTTCGTCAACTCGATGGCGAAGCTGCTGGCCAAGGTCGAGGAACTCGAGCTTCGCAATATCCGGGTGCATGATGATGATGCGACGAAGTTGCTCGACTGGCTGCCGGAGGGCTCGATCGACCGTATCGATCTGCTGTATCCCGATCCGTGGCCGAAGAAAAAGCACTGGAAACGGCGCTTCGTCTCGAAGGTGAACCTCACGCGCTTCCATCGCGTGCTGAAACCGGGCGGGCTGTTCTGCTTCGCCTCCGATATCGACACCTACGTCAACTGGACGCTGCAGCATTGCCGCGATCACCAGGGATTTGCCTGGACCGCCAATGAACCCGCCGACTGGCTCACGCCGTTCCCTACATGGCCGGGAACCCGTTATGAGGCAAAGGCGCGGCGCGAGGGCCGCTCGTCTGCCTATCTGACATTCGTGAAAGTTGAGATCTGA
- the metK gene encoding methionine adenosyltransferase: MRANYLFTSESVAEGHPDKVCDRISDEIVDLVYREATKTGVDPWKVRIACETLATTNRVVIAGEVRLPPSLMKTDKNGQEVINPAKFKAAARRAIKDIGYEQDGFHWKNAKIDVLLHSQSADIAQGVDNAADQQGNEGAGDQGIMFGYACNETPDLMPAPIYYSHRILQLLATARKKGEGDVGKLGPDAKSQVTVRYVDGKPFEAVSIVLSTQHLDESWDSKKVREVVEPYIREALGDLKIADDCAWYINPTGKFVIGGPDGDAGLTGRKIIVDTYGGAAPHGGGAFSGKDTTKVDRSAAYAARYLAKNVVAAGVADKCTIQISYAIGIAQPLSIYVDLHGTGKNVTEDQIEAAIRKVIDLSPTGIRKHLDLNKPIYAKTASYGHFGRKAGRDGSFSWEKLDLVKPLKEALKG, from the coding sequence ATGCGCGCCAATTATCTGTTTACCAGCGAATCCGTCGCCGAAGGCCATCCGGACAAGGTTTGCGATCGCATTTCCGATGAGATCGTCGATCTCGTCTATCGTGAAGCCACCAAGACCGGCGTCGATCCCTGGAAGGTGCGCATCGCCTGCGAAACGCTGGCGACGACCAATCGGGTCGTGATCGCCGGCGAGGTTCGCCTCCCGCCGAGCCTGATGAAGACGGACAAGAACGGGCAGGAAGTGATCAATCCGGCCAAGTTCAAGGCCGCCGCGCGCCGCGCCATCAAGGATATCGGCTACGAGCAGGACGGTTTCCATTGGAAGAACGCCAAGATCGACGTCCTCCTGCATTCGCAGTCTGCAGACATTGCCCAGGGCGTCGATAACGCCGCCGACCAACAGGGCAATGAAGGGGCTGGCGACCAGGGCATCATGTTCGGTTACGCCTGCAACGAGACGCCCGACCTGATGCCGGCGCCGATCTATTATTCGCACCGCATCCTTCAGCTTCTGGCGACTGCCCGCAAGAAGGGCGAAGGCGATGTCGGCAAGCTCGGTCCGGACGCCAAGAGCCAGGTGACCGTCCGCTACGTCGATGGCAAGCCCTTTGAAGCGGTGTCCATTGTCCTCTCCACGCAGCATCTCGACGAAAGCTGGGATTCGAAGAAGGTTCGCGAGGTCGTCGAGCCCTATATCCGTGAAGCTCTGGGTGATCTGAAGATTGCCGACGATTGCGCCTGGTACATCAACCCGACCGGCAAGTTCGTCATCGGCGGCCCGGATGGTGACGCGGGCCTGACCGGCCGCAAGATCATCGTGGACACCTATGGTGGTGCGGCCCCGCATGGCGGCGGCGCCTTCTCCGGCAAGGACACGACCAAGGTTGACCGTTCCGCGGCCTACGCGGCCCGTTACCTCGCCAAGAACGTCGTCGCCGCCGGCGTTGCGGACAAGTGCACGATCCAGATTTCCTACGCCATCGGCATTGCCCAGCCGCTCTCGATCTATGTCGATCTGCACGGCACAGGCAAGAACGTGACCGAGGATCAGATCGAGGCTGCGATCCGCAAGGTGATCGATCTTTCGCCCACCGGTATTCGAAAGCATCTTGACCTGAACAAGCCTATCTATGCAAAGACGGCATCCTACGGCCATTTCGGCCGCAAGGCTGGCCGCGACGGTTCCTTCTCCTGGGAGAAGCTCGATCTCGTGAAGCCGCTGAAGGAAGCACTGAAAGGCTGA
- a CDS encoding helix-turn-helix domain-containing protein: MIENKKKPNPIDIHVGSRIRLRRTMLGMSQEKLGESLGITFQQIQKYEKGTNRVGASRLQNISSILNVPVSFFFEDAPGEQATNQAGMAEASSSNYVVDFLSSSEGLQLNRAFVKITDPKVRRKLVDLVKALAAEADVE, from the coding sequence ATGATTGAGAACAAGAAGAAGCCAAACCCGATAGATATTCATGTCGGGAGCCGGATCCGGCTTCGTCGCACAATGCTTGGTATGAGCCAGGAAAAGCTTGGGGAAAGCCTCGGCATCACGTTCCAGCAGATCCAGAAATACGAAAAGGGTACCAATCGCGTTGGCGCCAGCCGCCTTCAGAATATCTCCAGCATTCTGAACGTGCCGGTTTCGTTTTTCTTTGAAGATGCGCCGGGCGAGCAGGCAACAAACCAGGCTGGAATGGCCGAGGCTTCGAGCTCCAACTATGTGGTCGATTTCCTGTCGTCCTCCGAGGGACTTCAGCTCAATCGTGCGTTCGTCAAGATCACCGATCCGAAGGTTCGCCGCAAACTGGTTGATCTCGTGAAGGCGCTCGCGGCCGAAGCCGACGTCGAGTGA
- the lnt gene encoding apolipoprotein N-acyltransferase → MERLANRVMLLWGVRRAVLAILAGAFAALALPPFSFVAALFVSFTLLVWLMDGSATEPGAGFFARSRSTFGLGWLFGFGYFVAGLWWLGNALLVEADEFAWALPLAILGLPAVLALYYGLATWIAGLVWSDGFGRLAALALGFGLAEWLRSFLLTGFPWNAIGYGVMPIPLMMQSDRVIGLFGMSALAVFVVSAPALIGTRRGMLGGVTLAVLLACAHLGYGAYSLSQAPPPGQHAEQEVSIRVVQPVIDQARKMDINDRVAVFEEHLALSTLPPKPGARRPDIIIWPETSVPFILTQYRDALVRIADVLQDGQILIAGVVRIEDAAPGQPPRYYNSIYAIDSQGQILSASDKVHLTPFGEYLPFETFWNSLGISNIVDMPGGFSAGTTHSLLTLPSGQSFYPLICYEAIFPDEVTASVSSASALLNITNDAWFGDTPGPYQHFQQSRLRAVETGISLIRGANSGISAQIDPFGRVLKQIEFNKKGVMDSTLGRFSVSKWNNYSRQNNFWLIILSLALIAGISRLGLKYRLN, encoded by the coding sequence ATGGAACGACTGGCAAACCGGGTCATGCTGCTGTGGGGTGTTCGCCGGGCAGTTCTCGCGATCCTGGCCGGAGCCTTCGCCGCCCTGGCGCTTCCGCCGTTTTCCTTTGTGGCGGCGCTGTTTGTCTCCTTCACGCTGCTGGTCTGGCTGATGGATGGCTCGGCAACGGAGCCGGGCGCCGGCTTCTTCGCCCGATCCCGTTCGACCTTCGGACTCGGCTGGCTGTTCGGGTTCGGATACTTCGTCGCCGGCCTCTGGTGGCTGGGCAACGCGCTTCTGGTGGAGGCGGATGAATTTGCCTGGGCGCTGCCGCTTGCAATCCTTGGCCTGCCTGCCGTTCTCGCTCTTTATTATGGCCTTGCCACCTGGATTGCCGGCCTGGTCTGGTCCGATGGTTTCGGCCGGCTTGCCGCGCTGGCGCTCGGTTTTGGCCTCGCGGAGTGGCTGCGCAGCTTTCTTCTGACCGGCTTTCCATGGAACGCCATTGGCTACGGCGTCATGCCCATCCCGCTGATGATGCAGTCCGACCGGGTGATCGGGCTGTTTGGCATGAGTGCGCTTGCCGTCTTCGTGGTATCCGCGCCGGCACTGATCGGCACGCGGCGCGGCATGCTGGGCGGGGTGACGCTCGCTGTTCTCCTCGCCTGTGCCCATCTCGGCTACGGTGCCTATAGCCTCTCCCAAGCGCCGCCGCCGGGGCAACACGCGGAGCAGGAGGTTTCCATCCGCGTCGTTCAGCCGGTCATCGATCAGGCACGCAAGATGGATATCAATGATAGGGTTGCCGTCTTTGAAGAACATCTGGCCTTGTCGACATTGCCGCCGAAGCCGGGAGCGCGGCGCCCCGATATCATCATCTGGCCGGAAACGTCCGTTCCGTTCATCCTGACCCAGTACCGGGACGCGCTGGTGCGCATCGCTGACGTGCTGCAGGACGGGCAGATCCTGATTGCCGGTGTCGTGCGGATCGAGGACGCAGCGCCCGGGCAGCCGCCGCGCTACTACAATTCCATCTATGCCATCGACAGCCAGGGGCAGATCCTGTCTGCCTCCGACAAGGTGCATCTCACCCCCTTCGGCGAATACCTGCCGTTCGAGACCTTCTGGAACAGTCTCGGGATCAGCAATATCGTTGATATGCCGGGCGGCTTCTCCGCCGGAACGACCCACTCGCTGCTCACCTTGCCGAGCGGCCAAAGCTTTTATCCGCTGATCTGTTACGAGGCGATTTTCCCCGACGAGGTGACCGCTTCCGTATCCAGCGCCTCAGCACTTCTCAATATTACCAATGATGCCTGGTTCGGAGATACTCCCGGCCCATACCAACATTTTCAGCAGTCAAGATTGCGCGCAGTAGAGACTGGTATTTCTCTGATTCGCGGAGCCAATAGCGGCATCTCTGCACAGATTGACCCATTTGGGCGTGTACTGAAGCAGATCGAGTTTAATAAAAAAGGCGTGATGGATTCCACTTTGGGTCGTTTCTCCGTCTCCAAATGGAACAACTATAGCCGTCAGAATAACTTCTGGTTGATAATTCTCTCTCTGGCGCTGATTGCAGGGATTTCGCGTCTGGGTTTAAAATATAGGCTCAATTGA
- a CDS encoding transporter associated domain-containing protein, producing the protein MNDISTSAVQDGNGSEQPSSDEGGSSHKRETVNRSQTSFWARAIRLLRPSQGERLREDLADALLTDTAVSSAFSPDERAMLHNILRFREVRVEDVMVPRADIEAVEMGMTLGELLIYFEETGRSRMPVYFETLDDPRGFVHIRDLLSYLAKQARNKRRATSAKTVQVAAAPEAVLKEKPVRTPRPAFDLGRVDLSKTVADAGLIRKILFVPPSMLASDLLKSMQAARTQMALVIDEYGGTDGLVSHEDIVEMVIGDVEDEHDDDEVMFSRTSDDVFIADARVELEDIAKALGPDFDVRDQLEDVDTLGGLIFSALGRIPVRGELVQAVPGFEFQILDADPRRIKRVRIVRKRHLAARRRVSKGEGDNPTADDQGQTTLATADDGGDRS; encoded by the coding sequence ATGAACGACATTTCGACAAGCGCCGTCCAGGACGGCAACGGTTCGGAACAGCCGTCCTCGGATGAGGGTGGCAGTTCGCACAAACGCGAGACCGTCAACCGATCGCAGACCTCCTTCTGGGCCCGGGCCATCCGCCTGCTCAGGCCATCGCAAGGCGAGAGACTTCGCGAGGATCTGGCCGACGCCCTTTTGACAGACACCGCCGTCAGCAGTGCCTTTTCGCCGGATGAGCGGGCGATGCTGCACAATATCCTCCGCTTCCGCGAGGTGCGCGTCGAGGATGTCATGGTGCCGCGTGCCGATATCGAGGCGGTCGAGATGGGCATGACGCTGGGCGAACTGCTGATCTATTTCGAAGAAACCGGCCGCTCGCGCATGCCCGTCTATTTCGAGACGCTGGATGATCCGCGCGGTTTTGTGCACATCCGCGATCTTTTGAGTTATCTGGCAAAGCAGGCGCGCAACAAGCGCCGCGCGACCTCGGCCAAGACCGTGCAGGTCGCCGCCGCTCCCGAAGCCGTTCTGAAGGAGAAGCCGGTGCGCACACCGCGTCCGGCGTTCGATCTCGGACGGGTGGATCTCAGCAAGACGGTTGCGGATGCGGGTCTCATCCGCAAGATCCTCTTCGTGCCGCCGTCGATGCTCGCCTCGGATCTGTTGAAGAGCATGCAGGCCGCCCGCACGCAGATGGCGCTGGTGATCGACGAATATGGCGGCACCGACGGCCTCGTCAGCCACGAGGACATTGTCGAGATGGTGATCGGCGATGTCGAGGACGAGCACGACGACGACGAGGTCATGTTCTCCCGCACCAGCGACGACGTGTTCATCGCCGATGCGCGCGTCGAACTGGAGGACATTGCCAAGGCGCTCGGGCCGGACTTCGACGTGCGTGACCAGTTGGAAGATGTCGATACGCTGGGTGGCCTGATCTTCTCGGCGTTGGGACGGATCCCCGTGCGCGGAGAACTGGTGCAGGCCGTTCCGGGCTTCGAATTCCAGATCCTCGATGCCGATCCCCGGCGCATCAAACGGGTGCGCATCGTGCGCAAGCGTCACCTGGCCGCCCGAAGGCGCGTCTCGAAGGGCGAGGGCGATAACCCCACCGCGGATGATCAAGGGCAGACCACGCTCGCGACGGCCGATGATGGAGGCGACCGCAGCTGA
- the ybeY gene encoding rRNA maturation RNase YbeY, giving the protein MPDLDLQISVEDDRWPDEEQLNTLCKRVLDAAAQMLATEEKQPFPKQPCEVSLVFTDDAAIREINAEWRGKDKATNVLSFPAFPVTPGKMPGPMLGDIVIARETLEREAEELEKPFDDHLTHLMVHGFLHLFGYDHIEKDEAEKMEALETRILAGLGLSDPYAGQDPIV; this is encoded by the coding sequence ATGCCAGACCTGGATTTACAGATCAGCGTCGAAGATGACCGCTGGCCGGACGAAGAGCAGTTGAACACGCTGTGCAAGCGCGTTCTGGATGCCGCCGCGCAGATGCTCGCGACCGAGGAAAAACAGCCTTTCCCGAAGCAACCTTGCGAAGTCTCGCTGGTTTTCACCGACGATGCGGCCATCCGCGAGATCAATGCCGAATGGCGCGGCAAGGACAAGGCGACCAATGTCCTGTCCTTCCCGGCCTTCCCGGTAACGCCCGGCAAGATGCCAGGTCCGATGCTGGGCGATATCGTCATTGCGCGCGAGACGCTCGAGCGGGAGGCTGAGGAGCTCGAAAAGCCCTTTGACGACCATCTGACGCACCTGATGGTGCACGGTTTCCTCCACCTTTTCGGCTACGACCACATCGAAAAGGACGAGGCGGAAAAAATGGAAGCGCTCGAGACTCGTATTTTGGCCGGCCTTGGCCTATCTGATCCCTATGCGGGACAAGACCCGATAGTGTAA
- a CDS encoding PhoH family protein, which yields MNGRELVSSSSRHPRSPAIDANHFVLTFENNRLASELFGQFDQNLKLLEERLHIDARARGNSVSITGELVATNQARRALDFLYERLQKGGSVETSDVEGAIRMAVAADDQLSLPTLERKAKLSMAQISTRKKTIQARTPTQDAYMRALERSELVFGVGPAGTGKTYLAVAHAAQLLERGAVDKIILSRPAVEAGERLGFLPGDMKEKVDPYLRPLYDALYDMIAGDKVERAITAGVIEIAPLAFMRGRTLANAAVILDEAQNTTSMQMKMFLTRLGENSRMIITGDPSQVDLPRGVKSGLVEALQVLKGVEEISVVRFKDSDVVRHPLVGRIVKAYDAQYTVHEESEDAGHE from the coding sequence TTGAACGGACGTGAATTGGTTTCTTCATCCTCGCGCCACCCCAGATCCCCCGCGATTGACGCCAATCACTTCGTCTTGACGTTCGAGAACAACAGGCTGGCGAGTGAACTTTTCGGACAATTTGACCAGAATCTGAAGCTCCTGGAAGAGCGGCTGCATATCGATGCGCGCGCTCGCGGCAATTCGGTGAGCATTACCGGCGAACTGGTCGCCACCAACCAGGCGCGCCGCGCGCTGGATTTTCTCTACGAGCGCCTGCAGAAGGGTGGCTCGGTCGAAACCTCCGATGTGGAAGGCGCAATCCGGATGGCCGTTGCGGCAGATGACCAGTTGTCGCTTCCGACCCTGGAGCGAAAGGCCAAGCTCTCCATGGCGCAGATCTCCACCCGCAAGAAGACAATCCAGGCGCGCACGCCGACGCAGGACGCCTATATGCGGGCGCTGGAGCGCTCCGAACTCGTCTTCGGCGTCGGGCCGGCCGGGACCGGCAAGACCTATCTCGCCGTTGCCCATGCGGCCCAGCTTCTGGAGCGTGGGGCGGTGGACAAGATCATTCTCTCGCGCCCGGCGGTCGAAGCGGGCGAACGCCTGGGCTTCCTGCCCGGCGACATGAAGGAAAAGGTCGATCCCTATCTGCGGCCTCTTTACGACGCGCTCTACGACATGATTGCCGGCGACAAGGTGGAGCGGGCGATCACGGCCGGCGTCATCGAGATTGCGCCGCTCGCCTTCATGCGCGGCCGCACGCTCGCCAATGCCGCCGTCATTCTCGACGAGGCGCAGAACACTACCTCCATGCAGATGAAGATGTTCCTGACGCGCCTTGGCGAGAACTCGCGGATGATCATCACCGGCGACCCGAGCCAGGTGGATCTGCCGCGCGGCGTCAAGTCCGGCCTGGTCGAGGCGCTGCAGGTACTGAAGGGCGTCGAGGAAATCTCCGTCGTCCGCTTCAAGGACAGCGACGTCGTGCGCCATCCGCTGGTCGGCCGCATCGTCAAGGCTTATGACGCGCAGTACACCGTTCACGAGGAAAGTGAGGACGCAGGCCACGAGTGA
- the miaB gene encoding tRNA (N6-isopentenyl adenosine(37)-C2)-methylthiotransferase MiaB, whose product MSDQTISLSATADAAAPVANTASNTRKVFIKTYGCQMNVYDSVRMGDALASEGYVTTETMEEADLVLLNTCHIREKAAEKVYSALGRLREMKKERAANGREMMIGVAGCVAQAEGEEILRRAPAVDVVIGPQTYHRLPQALKRARRGERVIETDYAVEDKFEHLPKTEKAVIRSRGVTSFLTVQEGCDKFCTFCVVPYTRGSEVSRSLSQILDEAERLVEGGVREITLLGQNVNAWHGEGPKGEAWGLGDLLYRLAEIPGLARLRYTTSHPRDMDDRLIEAHRDLRALMPYLHLPVQAGSDRVLKAMNRRHTAEDYIRLIDRIRTARPDIALSGDFIVGFPGETDAEFEDTLKLVETVRYAQAYSFKYSTRPGTPGAELGSQVDEEVKAERLERLQALLLKQQHEFAEECVGKVIDILLEKPGRNPGQLIGRSPWLQSVNVDAKSSQIGDIISVRIIGTGPNSLFAERIER is encoded by the coding sequence ATGAGCGACCAGACCATCTCCCTTTCGGCGACCGCAGACGCGGCAGCGCCCGTGGCCAACACAGCCTCCAACACGCGAAAAGTGTTCATCAAGACCTACGGGTGTCAGATGAACGTCTATGATTCCGTGCGCATGGGCGATGCCCTGGCGAGCGAAGGTTATGTCACGACGGAGACGATGGAGGAGGCGGACCTCGTCCTCCTCAACACCTGTCATATCCGCGAAAAGGCAGCGGAAAAGGTCTACTCCGCGCTTGGGCGCCTCCGCGAGATGAAGAAGGAACGGGCCGCCAACGGTCGCGAGATGATGATCGGCGTGGCCGGTTGCGTCGCCCAGGCGGAAGGCGAGGAAATCCTGCGCCGTGCGCCGGCGGTGGACGTGGTCATCGGTCCGCAGACCTATCACCGCCTGCCGCAGGCGCTGAAGCGCGCACGCCGGGGCGAGCGTGTGATCGAGACGGACTATGCCGTCGAGGACAAGTTCGAGCACCTGCCGAAGACCGAAAAGGCGGTCATCCGCTCGCGCGGCGTCACCTCCTTCCTGACCGTCCAGGAAGGCTGCGACAAGTTCTGCACCTTCTGCGTGGTGCCCTATACCCGCGGTTCCGAAGTCTCCCGGTCCCTGTCGCAGATTTTGGACGAGGCTGAGCGGCTGGTCGAAGGCGGCGTGCGCGAGATCACGCTGCTGGGCCAGAACGTCAACGCCTGGCACGGCGAGGGACCGAAGGGCGAGGCCTGGGGCCTTGGCGATCTGCTCTACCGTCTGGCCGAAATTCCCGGTCTGGCGCGGCTGCGCTATACCACGAGCCACCCGCGCGACATGGACGATCGCCTGATCGAGGCGCATCGGGACCTCAGGGCGCTGATGCCGTATCTGCATCTTCCGGTGCAGGCCGGCTCCGACCGGGTGCTGAAGGCGATGAACCGCCGGCATACGGCGGAGGATTATATCCGCCTGATCGACCGTATCCGCACCGCCCGCCCGGACATCGCGCTCTCCGGCGATTTCATTGTCGGTTTCCCGGGCGAAACGGACGCGGAATTCGAGGATACGCTCAAGCTGGTCGAGACCGTGCGTTACGCGCAGGCCTATTCGTTCAAATATTCCACCCGTCCCGGAACTCCGGGTGCCGAACTTGGTTCGCAGGTCGATGAAGAGGTGAAGGCCGAGCGCCTGGAACGGCTGCAGGCCCTGCTTCTGAAACAACAGCACGAATTCGCCGAAGAGTGCGTCGGCAAGGTCATCGATATCCTGCTGGAAAAGCCCGGCCGCAACCCCGGCCAGCTGATCGGACGCTCTCCCTGGCTGCAGTCTGTGAATGTTGATGCAAAATCATCGCAAATCGGTGACATTATCTCTGTACGAATCATAGGCACCGGACCGAACAGCTTGTTTGCCGAGCGAATCGAGCGTTAA
- a CDS encoding lysophospholipid acyltransferase family protein gives MITWFRIGLILAILTVVTLVLLPFQLLALRFDWPLRRRLPRWWHRTACYLLGIRIRVHGKLESRRPLMLAANHASWKDILVLGAIADVAFIAKAEVAGWPIFGLLAKWQKSVFVVREQKRKAGEQVNEVAERLAAREIIVLFPEGTTSDGNRLLDVKTSLFGAAAAAVPSSPEGVVYVQPVSIAYTGIYGMPMGRYHRPIAAWPGDVELVPHLMGILKAEALEVDVDFGEAVEFRADTNRKVAGATVIQRLRTQLQERLYPRAG, from the coding sequence GTGATCACCTGGTTCAGGATCGGCCTCATCCTTGCCATCCTGACGGTGGTGACGCTTGTGCTTTTGCCGTTCCAGCTGCTGGCGCTGCGCTTTGACTGGCCGCTGCGGCGCCGTCTGCCCCGCTGGTGGCACCGCACCGCCTGCTACCTGCTCGGCATCCGCATCCGCGTTCATGGAAAACTGGAAAGCCGAAGGCCGCTGATGCTGGCCGCCAACCATGCCTCCTGGAAGGATATCCTTGTTCTGGGCGCGATTGCCGACGTCGCCTTCATCGCGAAAGCAGAGGTGGCCGGCTGGCCGATCTTCGGCCTGCTCGCCAAATGGCAGAAATCGGTCTTCGTGGTGCGCGAGCAGAAACGCAAGGCGGGTGAGCAGGTGAACGAGGTGGCCGAACGGCTGGCCGCGCGCGAGATCATCGTTCTCTTCCCCGAAGGCACGACGTCCGACGGCAACCGGCTGCTGGACGTCAAGACCTCGCTGTTCGGTGCCGCCGCCGCCGCCGTTCCCTCCTCGCCGGAGGGTGTCGTCTATGTCCAGCCGGTCTCGATCGCCTATACCGGCATCTACGGCATGCCGATGGGGCGCTATCACCGGCCGATCGCCGCCTGGCCGGGAGACGTGGAACTGGTGCCGCATCTGATGGGCATCCTGAAGGCCGAAGCGCTCGAGGTGGATGTCGATTTCGGCGAGGCGGTGGAGTTTCGTGCTGACACCAACCGAAAGGTCGCCGGCGCGACCGTGATCCAGCGGCTGCGCACCCAGCTGCAAGAGCGGCTCTACCCGCGCGCCGGCTGA